One segment of Erigeron canadensis isolate Cc75 chromosome 2, C_canadensis_v1, whole genome shotgun sequence DNA contains the following:
- the LOC122589040 gene encoding uncharacterized protein LOC122589040, producing MNEKIIVYEHGYNRSLDEHLDNASFSWVKRLKLCMDVARVLDSVNIDGIVLKQIKSSRILVNSDWDGKVSNLELSLIKVPTWRKQELAYYYETNEILAVLLEILCGRLDRGKSYSEPLLYLAERHLGEKENLDELVFEGIKEKIAPESLNLFTEIVKNFFNTPVSPGNVGHVLQDAYLEQKYVEESPQISLKIVESATHNFSDEKCIGEGRYWKLYEGEFLHANGNGHTTALVKRWDSKSSEGRNLFFKELKFHFLCIKNENVVAIEGYCSEKGETIIVYEHAYNRSLNKDLDDTSLSWAKRFNIGIDVARALYPTNPPAMIDRDFRSDSILIDCYWNAKVSLGYVDPQRQESGLYNSVYSLGVVLLEMLCGRLAWPEGCEDHSQSLVPLVQRHYKDKGNIDELVFEGLKEQIVPESLIAYQEVALQCISETEEGKSVVEEMIERLKNALDAQVEYEIWGNKVPKEYKELKEYILWSRTPTEVKEDLYDILTNGILLQQGTVWFTLGANGERTEMISAMTFSYKNRSSRKWQSIPKSRFKKVAQILDISNLKIQIRIKTQFLTPGIKYGVYLVFKFYRSRNFRAREYVNLSYKMGKYNLHSYFATQRDDEWMMIELLRFSNDKKDVDFDAILKSFSRCYCGTNVIYVEGIEFRSINNVNYGEIGKSKHAQQILKSSSNIDEMFCINEMNRKKHLRLSPMEFLYDSCNAKPFDFNPSSLSRCQEVEFLPQQVFGIKCKIESRMLSPDTDYMCYLVFKFSEKCNGLHGPVMIRDVLNWKNKETRILYFRYPSPWNLHDTDWVPKQRKDGWMEVMVWKFNSKSKLRNDNVPMNLKLITYDGTMCGLIVCSLEIRPN from the exons atgaatgaaaagaTCATTGTTTATGAGCATGGGTATAACAGAAGTCTTGATGAACATCTGGACAATGCTAGTTTTAGTTGGGTGAAACGCCTCAAATTATGCATGGATGTTGCACGGGTATTGGATTCAGTAAATATTGATGGTATTGTGCTGAAACAAATCAAAAGTAGTCGCATTCTAGTAAATAGTGATTGGGATGGTAAAGTTTCTAATTTGGAGTTGAGCCTGATCAAGGTCCCAACATGGAGAAAACAAGAGTTGGCATATTACTACGAAACCAATGAAATTCTTGCTGTTTTACTGGAGATACTGTGTGGGAGATTGGATAGGGGCAAGAGTTATTCCGAGCCTTTATTGTATTTGGCTGAAAGACACTTaggtgaaaaagaaaatcttgatGAGTTGGTATTTGAGGGGATAAAGGAAAAGATTGCTCCCGAATCATTGAATCTATTCACCGAGATTGTCAAGAACTTCTTCAATACGCCTGTAAGCCCAGGAAACGTGGGACATGTACTTCAGGATGCATACTTGGAACAA AAATACGTTGAAGAAAGCCCACAAATTTCACTAAAAATCGTAGAATCAGCAACACATAACTTTAGTGATGAGAAGTGCATTGGTGAGGGAAGATACTGGAAGCTATATGAAGGAGAATTTTTACATGCCAATGGTAATGGACACACCACCGCGCTTGTGAAACGATGGGATAGCAAGTCAAGTGAAGGCCGAAATCTATTTTTCAAAGAGCTTAAATTTCATTTCTTGTGTATAAAGAATGAGAACGTTGTTGCTATTGAAGGCTATTGTAGTGAAAAGGGTGAAACAATCATTGTTTATGAGCATGCGTATAACAGAAGCCTCAATAAGGATTTGGATGACACTAGTTTAAGTTGGGCAAAACGCTTCAATATAGGCATCGATGTAGCAAGGGCATTATATCCAACTAACCCGCCAGCGATGATAGATAGAGACTTCAGAAGTGATAGCATTCTAATAGATTGTTATTGGAATGCTAAAGTTTCACTGGGCTATGTTGACCCACAGCGCCAAGAATCAGGTTTGTATAATAGTGTATATTCACTTGGTGTGGTTTTATTGGAGATGTTGTGCGGGAGATTGGCGTGGCCAGAGGGATGTGAAGATCATTCTCAGTCTTTAGTTCCTTTGGTTCAAAGACACTACAAGGATAAAGGGAATATTGATGAGTTGGTGTTTGAGGGTCTCAAGGAGCAGATTGTTCCAGAATCATTAATTGCATATCAGGAGGTTGCCCTGCAATGCATATCAGAGACAGAGGAGGGGAAGTCGGTCGTAGAAGAGATGATAGAACGGCTTAAGAATGCTCTAGATGCACAA GTAGAATATGAGATTTGGGGCAACAAAGTGCCGAAAGAGTATAAAGAGTTGAAGGAATACATTCTGTGGTCAAGAACTCCTACCGAAGTGAAAGAGGATTTATATGACATTCTCACTAATGGAATCCTCCTTCAACAAGGCACAGTG TGGTTTACGCTTGGCGCCAATGGAGAAAGAACTGAAATGATATCAGCAATGACATTTTCATACAAAAACCGTTCATCACGCAAATGGCAATCGATTCCAAAATCAAG GTTTAAGAAAGTAGcgcaaatattggatatttctaATTTGAAGATCCAAATCAGGATAAAAACTCAATTTTTAACTCCAGGCATCAAATATGGGGTTTATCTAGTCTTCAAGTTTTATCGATCAAGAAATTTTCGAGCAAGGGAGTATGTAAACCTAAGTTACAAAATGGGGAAATACAATTTACATTCGTATTTCGCTACACAGAGGGATGATGAATGGATGATGATTGAATTGCTTCGATTCTCAAATGACAAGAAAGATGTTGACTTTGATGCTATTTTGAAGAGCTTTTCACGATGCTATTGTGGAACTAACGTCATCTATGTTGAAGGCATCGAGTTTCGATCCATAAACAAT GTTAATTATGGAGAAATTGGGAAGTCAAAACATGCCCAACAAATTTTGAAATCATCCTCGAACATTGACGAG ATGTTCTGCATAAATGAGATGAACAGAAAGAAACATCTTAGGCTTTCACCAATGGAATTTTTATACGATTCATGTAATGCGAAgccttttgattttaatccttCATCCCTGTCAAG ATGCCAAGAGGTGGAGTTTTTACCACAACAAGTATTTGGTATCAAGTGCAAGATTGAAAGTCGAATGTTGTCACCAGATACAGATTATATGTGTTACCTCGTGTTCAAATTTTCAGAAAAATGTAATGGCTTGCATGGTCCAGTGATGATACGAGATGTACTCAACTGGAAAAACAAAGAGACTAGAATTCTTTATTTTAGATACCCGAGTCCATGGAATTTACATGATACTGATTGGGTTCCCAAACAAAGGAAAGACGGATGGATGGAGGTGATGGTGTGGAAATTCAACTCAAAGTCCAAGCTAAGAAACGATAATGTTCCAATGAATCTAAAACTGATAACTTATGATGGAACAATGTGTGGCCTTATAGTTTGCAGCCTTGAGATTCGGCCCAACTAA
- the LOC122587024 gene encoding uncharacterized protein LOC122587024: protein MAAAAAAAIFCPIGAFYSITSSSCNNNSPNSISINHPLKKPFRRIQNSLSTNAYNKNSNVVQNNKNKNIKEEDSDHESMSVDALKRFIRLNLGNWTGSFHQFDAKGKLIHKIDTRLSAGSYGENELISLIQTLYIKQSSSSYSASETDDEEEWAEYKIKETNMFTAEKYQQIGFFPQQKAFALRYQTAGMLETILRQGVLGEDDIGEESPKNLKLPSKLPSIVCESCLYSLDKDLRARAFHIMDPKGIVEMLILFFEQKGVGVVTPPFLDESEDNTSRLTPHLGTWKGHSVTKRSGVYGATDSEADTVTSLKFKENGQLIQDQTSTYKVKKATANVRWTGTMSDNLVTYDGGYQITLLPGGMYMGCPCDVGKQVSEAKAFHLEFCWLESPTKRQRLVRTYDVDGLAVSSTYFFETKQ, encoded by the exons ATGGcggcagcagcagcagcagcaataTTCTGTCCAATTGGAGCTTTTTACAGCATTACCAGTAGTAGTTGCAATAATAATTCCCCAAATTCAATTTCCATAAACCACCCCCTAAAAAAACCATTTCGTAGAATTCAAAATTCATTATCAACCAACGCATATAACAAGAACTCCAATGTTGTTCAgaataataagaataagaatataAAAGAAGAAGACAGCGACCATGAATCAATGAGTGTTGATGCTCTTAAGCGTTTCATTCGACTCAATTTGGGCAACTGGACTGGTTCTTTTCAT CAATTTGATGCAAAGGGGAAGCTGATTCATAAAATCGATACGAGGTTGTCTGCTGGATCTTATGGTGAAAATGAGTTAATCAGCTTGATTCAAAC GCTATACATTAAACAATCTTCATCAAGCTATTCAGCATCTGAAACTGATGACGAAGAGGAATGGGCAGAGTACAAAATCAAAGAAACAAACATGTTTACCGCAGAAAAATATCAACAG ATTGGATTCTTTCCCCAACAGAAGGCATTTGCATTAAGGTACCAAACTGCTGGCATGTTAGAAACAATATTAAGACAAGGAGTATTAGGTGAAGACGACATCGGAGAGGAATCACCCAA AAACCTAAAGCTTCCTTCGAAACTGCCTTCTATTGTGTGCGAGAGTTGTCTTTATTCACTAGATAAAGATTTACGAGCAAGAGCATTCCATATAATGGATCCAAAAGGTATAGTAGAGATGCTTATCCTCTTTTTCGAGCAGAAAGGGGTTGGAGTCGTTACTCCACCGTTCCTTGACGAATCAGAG GACAATACAAGTAGACTCACTCCTCATCTTGGAACATGGAAAGGCCACTCTGTAACAAAGCGTAGCGGTGTTTATGGTGCCACAGATTCTGAAGCTGATACCGTGACGTCACTTAAATTCAAAGAGAATGGTCAACTAATTCAG GATCAAACTTCAACGTACAAGGTTAAAAAGGCAACAGCAAACGTCCGTTGGACGGGTACCATGTCTGATAACTTGGTCACCTACGATGGTGGTTACCAGATAACGTTACTGCCTGGGGGTATGTACATGGGCTGCCCATGTGATGTGGGAAAACAGGTTTCCGAAGCCAAAGCTTTCCATTTGGAGTTCTGCTGGCTCGAATCACCTACAAAAAGGCAGAGATTGGTTCGCACCTATGATGTAGATGGCTTGGCCGTCTCATCAACTTACTTTTTCGAGACCAAACAATGA